One Paenibacillus crassostreae DNA segment encodes these proteins:
- the fabG gene encoding 3-oxoacyl-ACP reductase FabG, translating to MEMLRGKNILVTGGTRGIGKNIVECLSAAGAYVSFTYTQSEHEARKMEQTLENVKSYRLALNAEHVDQQLEEIAKEHRTLHGLVNNAGITNDGLMLLQSEANWMKVIDINLIGSYKVTKAFIPALLKQKEKASIVFMSSVAGCVGVAGQTNYSVAKSGLIAMAKSLSKELAPKRIRVNSVSPGYIESDMTDKLHPTLRETYKKNIPLQRFGQPEEVANVVQFLLSEQASYITGQNIIIDGGLIS from the coding sequence ATGGAGATGTTACGAGGGAAAAATATTCTTGTGACTGGTGGCACACGAGGAATCGGGAAAAACATAGTGGAGTGCTTAAGTGCCGCAGGTGCATATGTATCGTTCACCTACACCCAATCGGAACATGAAGCACGTAAAATGGAACAAACGTTAGAAAATGTTAAAAGCTATCGTTTAGCGCTTAATGCGGAACATGTGGATCAGCAATTAGAAGAAATCGCAAAGGAACATCGGACGCTACATGGTCTAGTAAATAATGCAGGAATTACAAATGATGGATTAATGCTTCTTCAGTCTGAAGCAAATTGGATGAAAGTAATTGATATCAACTTAATTGGTTCTTATAAAGTAACGAAAGCGTTCATACCAGCACTACTAAAGCAAAAAGAGAAGGCATCGATTGTGTTTATGTCCTCGGTCGCAGGATGTGTTGGGGTTGCTGGACAGACCAATTATAGTGTTGCAAAGTCAGGTTTGATTGCAATGGCCAAATCACTATCCAAAGAATTAGCTCCGAAAAGGATTCGTGTGAATTCAGTATCTCCAGGTTATATTGAAAGCGACATGACTGATAAACTACATCCTACTCTTCGTGAGACCTACAAGAAGAATATTCCGCTACAACGTTTCGGTCAACCTGAGGAAGTCGCAAATGTAGTTCAATTTCTTTTAAGTGAACAAGCTTCATATATCACAGGTCAAAACATCATTATAGATGGAGGTCTTATAAGTTGA
- the fabZ gene encoding 3-hydroxyacyl-ACP dehydratase FabZ: MQREEILSVLSHRYPFLFVDKIKEICYMESVIGYKNVTGNEPWVIGHFPEKAIFPGVLLIETAAQICGFIFYDQQKKNVLSNSYLSNVKNFKFLKLIRPGDQLEVRGQFITKAFNFADIKCEVYVDQQKVAEGSLRYYFENIPNEQEVNQ; the protein is encoded by the coding sequence ATGCAAAGGGAAGAAATATTAAGCGTATTATCACATAGGTACCCATTTTTATTTGTAGATAAAATTAAAGAGATTTGTTATATGGAATCTGTTATTGGTTATAAAAACGTTACCGGTAATGAGCCATGGGTAATTGGACATTTCCCTGAAAAAGCAATATTTCCTGGAGTACTCTTAATTGAGACAGCTGCCCAAATATGCGGGTTCATTTTCTATGATCAACAAAAGAAAAATGTATTATCAAATTCCTATCTTAGTAACGTGAAAAACTTCAAATTTTTAAAGCTTATAAGACCAGGAGATCAACTTGAAGTTAGAGGACAATTTATAACGAAGGCCTTCAATTTTGCAGATATAAAATGTGAAGTTTATGTCGATCAACAAAAAGTTGCGGAAGGAAGTCTTCGATATTATTTCGAAAATATTCCAAATGAACAGGAAGTGAACCAATGA
- a CDS encoding SDR family NAD(P)-dependent oxidoreductase, with the protein MEALKRVIVLGGCGFIGSNMVNALTERNYDCIVLDNKVEGHPLAFTNFHVDIRNRTELETAITTIFEEFGPIEGTIFASGISRAGHLLDQDFEEFLEVIDVNFLSVAYATKYMLPNYIKQGHGKLLFVASVFATIVAPEMIAYNSSKAALLQFAKSITEDFASSHIISNVISPGFIYSPMVDDVLNQVGKNPKWMHLLAGLPKKYIDLDTVIHTMLYLFEQNNSVNGANFILDGGYSIR; encoded by the coding sequence ATGGAGGCTTTGAAGCGAGTGATTGTTCTCGGTGGTTGTGGTTTTATCGGTTCTAACATGGTCAACGCACTGACGGAACGGAATTACGATTGTATTGTATTAGATAATAAAGTTGAAGGACATCCACTAGCCTTCACAAATTTTCATGTAGATATTCGAAATCGTACGGAACTTGAAACAGCAATTACTACTATTTTTGAAGAATTCGGTCCTATTGAGGGGACGATATTTGCATCAGGCATCTCGAGAGCTGGTCATTTGTTAGATCAAGATTTCGAAGAATTCCTTGAAGTAATTGATGTGAATTTCTTGTCCGTCGCCTATGCGACGAAATATATGCTTCCTAATTATATTAAGCAAGGCCATGGTAAGTTATTATTCGTAGCCTCTGTATTTGCTACAATCGTAGCTCCTGAAATGATTGCTTATAATAGTTCCAAAGCTGCGTTGTTACAATTTGCTAAATCTATTACGGAAGACTTTGCATCAAGTCATATTATCTCGAATGTCATATCTCCAGGCTTCATCTATTCTCCAATGGTTGATGATGTACTAAATCAAGTGGGGAAGAATCCTAAATGGATGCATTTACTCGCAGGTTTACCAAAAAAATATATTGATTTGGATACAGTAATACATACGATGTTATATTTATTCGAACAAA